The Vicia villosa cultivar HV-30 ecotype Madison, WI linkage group LG1, Vvil1.0, whole genome shotgun sequence genome includes a region encoding these proteins:
- the LOC131640293 gene encoding auxilin-like protein 1 isoform X2, which yields MESVTHSRQPNKVTLPKKITNGTFSSTKTLYDDVYGGPPKFTASSISPRFEDYGEIFSSFHAARSSSIPVLDLPAVDAGEVFFDFRRNAFDYAEVFGGSGGLDFWSSHEDLFRDGDYEEEEKAWTSVEADSFSGDLDHFGNNVGLSNGGLFQSVDGNTEFNISFHKVNSTSNEDMSKGKAHITQLHAVPGVTHVVDETTLFHRTGPSLQVVDDIDLDMEFNAGRGKRNHHKKMTSRPCNVTSGEQLLCCDLDLLDGCNRNDSHSSEMFITVSDVSLRTIPSKVPPPCRPPPLLDPSKGYISESHSNSERIDSEDTLGDGSPPFFDVEVDINSSASVVKEATNISEAKVRTVKDLKGRKKRGSESSMKSTFDVKTNETEMSENITRFNSLNDERVLPTCDRRSGKIKISATDERQKARKAAPVIPEPLEGKKHLNLFEEKHMKETRPSQESDQSIGVGTWKEATEFIELVGTEESQKVVHPIKHTECLVQDATTIEHWRKEGEASNIQEEYKKVKTSLESYQPDEYKKKSKAERGAYEPVKNIRRSKSSNVECRQREPARNDDITENFELEKSEKIRMASQHGKTEKKATKANQVESGISKEVDGQELCEVQFSLKLKENEKKLKQNGEQHLGVKKHKQPQIMKENETIQTEVFTPEAAEGEERVKDSEGFEKIKGRSIQAIKLDKPEENVTCTRENEIISEQHLQNRNGVKESCEHEENMKSQKDSFINKESSDSQKPAHGRVVNEKGLIEEDFESGLNKTKTEEAFEHRTNEASLEDQSKEKFKVVSNEYVKSNILEETSENKGTLKVRKQAIELERRSGNEAQMKQETESISNQTSNWETPLGISNKNSHSKQSEKILKDAGRSEKDEGFDIALEQMKVNREYMSMEFAKETDEKRKAQHGENLLAAHSLSIHEENVRKPGVSLEPVADHEIKEARTDCKIGGRKLEEVGLEKIIASGKITSFERSQGKEEVYGTQSGKVDCNVRHTEELCFSSEHAWSEKAKTVPQMEFDSRSQEMKIGHEWGESKTIKHHVNVALNHEGSRNLKSSTQVNTCDDYKRSTVMDKPAAVQEAVDDCKRSTVVDKPAAVQEAVDVHNTSQRSHITHSTKIKEKCLNETLASVEKDAEKPRIERELEKERLRKIEEEVERERERQKDRMAVDRAMLEAEREREREKDRLAVDRATFEARDRAYSEARDRAERAAFDRATAEARQRALTEARERLEKACAEARDKSYADKANAEARLKAERAAVERATAEARERAMEKVRVERAVFGSRERLDRSVSDKFGVSSRNDGRMGSSSSDIPDPQFHNISSAPGSRHPYSIYGASSFCERSEGESAQRCRARLERCRRTEDRAAKALEEKNMRDLLAQKEQAERSRLAETLDTEVRRWSSGKEGNLRALLSTLQYILGPDSGWQPIPLTEVITSAAAKKAYRKATLCVHPDKLQQRGASIQHKYICEKVFDLLKDAWSKFNSEER from the exons ATGGAAAGTGTAACGCATTCTCGCCAACCGAACAAGGTTACGCTACCGAAGAAAATCACCAACGGTACTTTCTCATCTACCAAAACTCTATACGACGACGTTTACGGTGGTCCACCGAAGTTCACCGCCTCCTCTATCTCGCCACGGTTTGAAGACTACGGCGAGATATTCTCGAGCTTCCACGCTGCTCGCTCTTCCTCCATTCCGGTGTTGGATCTTCCGGCGGTTGACGCCGGTGAGGTTTTTTTTGACTTCCGTCGTAATGCTTTTGACTATGCTGAGGTCTTTGGAGGCTCCGGCGGACTGGACTTTTGGTCTTCGCACGAGGACTTGTTTCGTGACGGTgactatgaagaagaagaaaaagcctG GACTTCAGTAGAAGCTGATTCATTTTCGGGAGACTTGGACCATTTTGGAAATAATGTAGGCTTATCAAATGGCGGTCTCTTCCAGTCCGTTGATGGAAATACAGAGTTCAACATTTCGTTTCATAAGGTCAATAGTACTAGCAATGAAGATATGTCAAAGGGGAAAGCTCACATAACTCAGCTGCATGCTGTTCCTGGTGTAACTCATGTAGTTGATGAAACCACACTATTTCATAGGACTGGTCCATCCTTGCAGGTTGTGGATGACATTGACCTCGATATGGAATTTAATGCAGGCAGGGGAAAGAGAAACCATCATAAGAAAATGACGTCGCGCCCCTGTAATGTTACTTCTGGTGAACAGCTTCTCTGTTGTGATCTTGATCTGCTTGATGGATGCAACAGAAATGATTCTCATTCCAGTGAGATGTTCATAACTGTGTCTGACGTCAGCCtcagaaccataccatccaaagtACCACCTCCTTGCCGGCCACCACCTTTATTAGATCCAAGCAAGGGATACATTAGTGAATCTCATTCCAACAGTGAGCGGATTGATTCTGAAGATACTTTAGGCGATGGTTCACCTCCTTTCTTTGATGTGGAGGTTGATATTAATTCGTCTGCTTCTGTTGTGAAAGAAGCCACAAACATATCAGAAGCAAAAGTTAGAACCGTAAAAGATTTGAAGGGGAGAAAGAAGAGGGGTTCTGAAAGCAGCATGAAATCAACTTTTGATGTAAAAACAAATGAAACAGAGATGAGTGAGAATATAACTAGATTTAATAGTTTGAATGATGAGAGAGTGCTTCCTACTTGTGATCGAAGATCTGGCAAAATAAAAATTTCCGCCACAGATGAAAGGCAGAAAGCTAGGAAGGCAGCTCCAGTAATTCCAGAACCATTAGAAGGGAAAAAACATTTAAACTTGTTCGAGGAAAAGCACATGAAGGAAACCAGGCCTTCTCAAGAATCAGATCAAAGTATTGGAGTTGGGACATGGAAAGAAGCAACTGAATTTATTGAATTGGTGGGAACAGAGGAATCTCAAAAGGTAGTTCATCCCATAAAACATACTGAGTGTTTGGTGCAAGATGCCACAACAATTGAGCATTGGAGGAAAGAAGGAGAAGCATCTAATATCCAAGAAGAATACAAAAAGGTAAAAACAAGTCTAGAAAGTTATCAGCCTGACGAATACAAGAAGAAATCTAAAGCAGAAAGAGGGGCTTATGAACCGGTGAAAAACATCAGGAGATCTAAATCATCTAATGTGGAATGCAGACAGAGAGAGCCTGCAAGGAATGACGACATTACTGAAAATTTTGAGCTTGAAAAGAGTGAGAAGATAAGAATGGCCAGCCAACATGGAAAAACCGAGAAAAAAGCAACTAAAGCAAATCAAGTGGAAAGTGGGATATCAAAAGAGGTTGATGGACAAGAGCTATGTGAAGTTCAGTTTAGCTTGAAACTTAAAGAAAATGAGAAGAAACTAAAACAGAATGGAGAGCAGCATCTGGGTGTGAAAAAGCACAAGCAGCCTCAAATAATGAAAGAAAATGAAACAATTCAAACAGAAGTTTTTACTCCTGAAGCAGCAGAGGGTGAGGAAAGAGTCAAAGATTCTGAGGGGTTTGAGAAAATTAAAGGAAGATCAATTCAAGCTATTAAGCTGGATAAGCCGGAAGAGAATGTAACTTGCACAAGGGAAAATGAAATCATCTCCGAACAACATTTACAGAACAGAAATGGAGTCAAAGAGTCATGTGAACATGAAGAAAATATGAAAAGCCAAAAAGATTCATTTATAAACAAAGAAAGTAGTGACAGCCAAAAGCCTGCTCATGGGCGGGTAGTGAATGAAAAAGGGCTTATAGAAGAAGACTTTGAATCAGGTTTGAACAAGACAAAAACTGAAGAGGCATTTGAGCACAGAACAAATGAGGCAAGTTTAGAAGATCAAagtaaagaaaaattcaaagtaGTTTCTAATGaatatgtaaaatcaaatataCTTGAAGAAACTAGTGAGAACAAAGGGACTTTGAAAGTTCGGAAACAAGCTATAGAGCTAGAAAGACGAAGTGGAAATGAGGCTCAGATGAAACAAGAAACCGAGAGTATATCAAACCAAACATCTAACTGGGAAACACCTTTAGGTATATCAAATAAGAATAGTCACTCCAAGCAATCTGAGAAGATACTCAAAGATGCTGGTAGGAGTGAAAAAGATGAGGGGTTTGATATAGCTTTGGAGCAAATGAAAGTGAATAGAGAATATATGAGCATGGAATTTGCTAAAGAAACCGATGAGAAACGGAAAGCACAGCATGGCGAAAATCTTCTAGCAGCTCATTCATTGTCCATtcatgaagaaaatgttagaaaacCGGGGGTATCTCTAGAACCTGTCGCTGATCATGAAATTAAAGAAGCTAGAACTGACTGCAAAATTGGTGGAAGGAAATTGGAAGAGGTAGGGTTAGAAAAAATAATAGCTAGCGGGAAAATAACTTCTTTTGAAAGGTCCCAAGGAAAAGAAGAGGTTTATGGGACACAATCAGGAAAGGTGGATTGTAACGTGAGGCACACCGAAGAACTTTGTTTTAGTAGTGAACATGCATGGTCTGAGAAAGCTAAAACAGTCCCTCAAATGGAATTTGATTCTAGAAGTCAAGAGATGAAAATTGGTCATGAATGGGGTGAAAGCAAAACGATTAAACATCATGTGAATGTTGCACTAAATCATGAAGGAAGTAGGAACCTGAAGTCGTCAACCCAAGTAAACACATGTGATGATTACAAAAGGAGCACAGTAATGGATAAACCTGCTGCAGTTCAAGAAGCAGTAGATGATTGCAAAAGGAGCACAGTAGTGGATAAACCCGCTGCAGTTCAAGAAGCAGTAGATGTCCACAACACTTCCCAAAGATCTCATATAACCCATTCCACAAAAATCAAAGAGAAGTGTCTTAATGAAACTCTTGCCTCAGTAGAGAAAGATGCCGAAAAGCCGAGAATAGAAAGAGAGTTAGAAAAAGAACGCCTCAGAAAGATAGAAGAAGAGGTGGAGAGAGAAAGGGAAAGGCAGAAAGATAGAATGGCTGTTGACAGAGCAATGCTGGAGGCTGAGAGAGAAAGGGAAAGAGAAAAAGATAGGTTGGCCGTTGATAGAGCAACCTTTGAAGCTCGTGATAGAGCATATTCCGAAGCCCGCGACAGAGCAGAAAGGGCTGCATTTGATAGAGCAACAGCTGAAGCTCGACAAAGAGCACTGACTGAGGCTAGGGAAAGACTTGAAAAGGCCTGCGCTGAGGCTAGAGACAAATCATATGCTGATAAAGCAAATGCAGAAGCCAGATTGAAGGCAGAACGGGCTGCTGTTGAAAGAGCAACTGCAGAGGCTCGAGAGCGTGCAATGGAAAAAGTAAGGGTTGAGAGAGCTGTATTTGGGTCCAGAGAACGATTAGATAGATCTGTATCTGATAAATTTGGGGTCTCATCCAGAAATGATGGAAGAATGGGCTCCTCATCATCT GATATACCTGATCCACAGTTTCACAACATCAGCTCTGCCCCTGGTTCCAGACATCCATATTCAATTTATGGTG CTTCTTCTTTTTGTGAGAGATCTGAAGGTGAATCAGCTCAGAGGTGTAGAGCTAGACTCGAGAGGTGTCGCCGAACAGAAGACCGTGCA gCAAAAGCTTTGGAAGAAAAGAACATGCGTGACCTTCTAGCCCAGAAGGAACAAGCAGAGAGAAGT AGATTAGCGGAGACTTTGGATACTGAAGTCAGAAGGTGGTCAAGTGGAAAAGAAGGAAACCTGCGTGCATTGCTTTCAACCTTGCAATAT ATCCTTGGGCCTGATAGTGGATGGCAGCCAATCCCACTCACGGAGGTAATTACTTCTGCTGCTGCAAAGAAAGCTTACAGGAAGGCCACCCTTTGCGTCCATCCCGACAAATTACAGCAACGTGGAGCAAGTATTCAGCACAAATACATATGTGAAAAAGTCTTTGATCTCTTAAAG GATGCTTGGAGCAAATTCAACTCCGAAGAAAGGTAG
- the LOC131608350 gene encoding uncharacterized protein LOC131608350: MSGNQPARIRQGRETQTASATQGMGGAKGKKEVKEKKKVSTGSTSCSRGVKEVKEKKKVSTGSTSRSQGARGPDAQAQLSGVRVVVDADGSETEWDEDWYQYLHSEEFARRAE; this comes from the exons atgtcaggcaaccaaccagcacgcatcagacagggtagggagacccagactgcgtcagctacacagg gaatgggtggcgctaagggaaaaaaggaggtgaaggagaagaagaaggtttcgaccggctctacttcgtgctctcgcggagtgaaggaggtgaaggagaagaagaaggtttcgaccggctctacttctcgttcccagggggcccggggcccggatgctcaagctcaactatctggcgtgagagtcgtggttgatgctgatggttctgagactgagtgggatgaggattggtatcagtatcttcattcggaggagttcgctcgtcgggcagaataa
- the LOC131640293 gene encoding auxilin-like protein 1 isoform X1 yields MESVTHSRQPNKVTLPKKITNGTFSSTKTLYDDVYGGPPKFTASSISPRFEDYGEIFSSFHAARSSSIPVLDLPAVDAGEVFFDFRRNAFDYAEVFGGSGGLDFWSSHEDLFRDGDYEEEEKAWTSVEADSFSGDLDHFGNNVGLSNGGLFQSVDGNTEFNISFHKVNSTSNEDMSKGKAHITQLHAVPGVTHVVDETTLFHRTGPSLQVVDDIDLDMEFNAGRGKRNHHKKMTSRPCNVTSGEQLLCCDLDLLDGCNRNDSHSSEMFITVSDVSLRTIPSKVPPPCRPPPLLDPSKGYISESHSNSERIDSEDTLGDGSPPFFDVEVDINSSASVVKEATNISEAKVRTVKDLKGRKKRGSESSMKSTFDVKTNETEMSENITRFNSLNDERVLPTCDRRSGKIKISATDERQKARKAAPVIPEPLEGKKHLNLFEEKHMKETRPSQESDQSIGVGTWKEATEFIELVGTEESQKVVHPIKHTECLVQDATTIEHWRKEGEASNIQEEYKKVKTSLESYQPDEYKKKSKAERGAYEPVKNIRRSKSSNVECRQREPARNDDITENFELEKSEKIRMASQHGKTEKKATKANQVESGISKEVDGQELCEVQFSLKLKENEKKLKQNGEQHLGVKKHKQPQIMKENETIQTEVFTPEAAEGEERVKDSEGFEKIKGRSIQAIKLDKPEENVTCTRENEIISEQHLQNRNGVKESCEHEENMKSQKDSFINKESSDSQKPAHGRVVNEKGLIEEDFESGLNKTKTEEAFEHRTNEASLEDQSKEKFKVVSNEYVKSNILEETSENKGTLKVRKQAIELERRSGNEAQMKQETESISNQTSNWETPLGISNKNSHSKQSEKILKDAGRSEKDEGFDIALEQMKVNREYMSMEFAKETDEKRKAQHGENLLAAHSLSIHEENVRKPGVSLEPVADHEIKEARTDCKIGGRKLEEVGLEKIIASGKITSFERSQGKEEVYGTQSGKVDCNVRHTEELCFSSEHAWSEKAKTVPQMEFDSRSQEMKIGHEWGESKTIKHHVNVALNHEGSRNLKSSTQVNTCDDYKRSTVMDKPAAVQEAVDDCKRSTVVDKPAAVQEAVDVHNTSQRSHITHSTKIKEKCLNETLASVEKDAEKPRIERELEKERLRKIEEEVERERERQKDRMAVDRAMLEAEREREREKDRLAVDRATFEARDRAYSEARDRAERAAFDRATAEARQRALTEARERLEKACAEARDKSYADKANAEARLKAERAAVERATAEARERAMEKVRVERAVFGSRERLDRSVSDKFGVSSRNDGRMGSSSSDIPDPQFHNISSAPGSRHPYSIYGASSFCERSEGESAQRCRARLERCRRTEDRAAKALEEKNMRDLLAQKEQAERSQRLAETLDTEVRRWSSGKEGNLRALLSTLQYILGPDSGWQPIPLTEVITSAAAKKAYRKATLCVHPDKLQQRGASIQHKYICEKVFDLLKDAWSKFNSEER; encoded by the exons ATGGAAAGTGTAACGCATTCTCGCCAACCGAACAAGGTTACGCTACCGAAGAAAATCACCAACGGTACTTTCTCATCTACCAAAACTCTATACGACGACGTTTACGGTGGTCCACCGAAGTTCACCGCCTCCTCTATCTCGCCACGGTTTGAAGACTACGGCGAGATATTCTCGAGCTTCCACGCTGCTCGCTCTTCCTCCATTCCGGTGTTGGATCTTCCGGCGGTTGACGCCGGTGAGGTTTTTTTTGACTTCCGTCGTAATGCTTTTGACTATGCTGAGGTCTTTGGAGGCTCCGGCGGACTGGACTTTTGGTCTTCGCACGAGGACTTGTTTCGTGACGGTgactatgaagaagaagaaaaagcctG GACTTCAGTAGAAGCTGATTCATTTTCGGGAGACTTGGACCATTTTGGAAATAATGTAGGCTTATCAAATGGCGGTCTCTTCCAGTCCGTTGATGGAAATACAGAGTTCAACATTTCGTTTCATAAGGTCAATAGTACTAGCAATGAAGATATGTCAAAGGGGAAAGCTCACATAACTCAGCTGCATGCTGTTCCTGGTGTAACTCATGTAGTTGATGAAACCACACTATTTCATAGGACTGGTCCATCCTTGCAGGTTGTGGATGACATTGACCTCGATATGGAATTTAATGCAGGCAGGGGAAAGAGAAACCATCATAAGAAAATGACGTCGCGCCCCTGTAATGTTACTTCTGGTGAACAGCTTCTCTGTTGTGATCTTGATCTGCTTGATGGATGCAACAGAAATGATTCTCATTCCAGTGAGATGTTCATAACTGTGTCTGACGTCAGCCtcagaaccataccatccaaagtACCACCTCCTTGCCGGCCACCACCTTTATTAGATCCAAGCAAGGGATACATTAGTGAATCTCATTCCAACAGTGAGCGGATTGATTCTGAAGATACTTTAGGCGATGGTTCACCTCCTTTCTTTGATGTGGAGGTTGATATTAATTCGTCTGCTTCTGTTGTGAAAGAAGCCACAAACATATCAGAAGCAAAAGTTAGAACCGTAAAAGATTTGAAGGGGAGAAAGAAGAGGGGTTCTGAAAGCAGCATGAAATCAACTTTTGATGTAAAAACAAATGAAACAGAGATGAGTGAGAATATAACTAGATTTAATAGTTTGAATGATGAGAGAGTGCTTCCTACTTGTGATCGAAGATCTGGCAAAATAAAAATTTCCGCCACAGATGAAAGGCAGAAAGCTAGGAAGGCAGCTCCAGTAATTCCAGAACCATTAGAAGGGAAAAAACATTTAAACTTGTTCGAGGAAAAGCACATGAAGGAAACCAGGCCTTCTCAAGAATCAGATCAAAGTATTGGAGTTGGGACATGGAAAGAAGCAACTGAATTTATTGAATTGGTGGGAACAGAGGAATCTCAAAAGGTAGTTCATCCCATAAAACATACTGAGTGTTTGGTGCAAGATGCCACAACAATTGAGCATTGGAGGAAAGAAGGAGAAGCATCTAATATCCAAGAAGAATACAAAAAGGTAAAAACAAGTCTAGAAAGTTATCAGCCTGACGAATACAAGAAGAAATCTAAAGCAGAAAGAGGGGCTTATGAACCGGTGAAAAACATCAGGAGATCTAAATCATCTAATGTGGAATGCAGACAGAGAGAGCCTGCAAGGAATGACGACATTACTGAAAATTTTGAGCTTGAAAAGAGTGAGAAGATAAGAATGGCCAGCCAACATGGAAAAACCGAGAAAAAAGCAACTAAAGCAAATCAAGTGGAAAGTGGGATATCAAAAGAGGTTGATGGACAAGAGCTATGTGAAGTTCAGTTTAGCTTGAAACTTAAAGAAAATGAGAAGAAACTAAAACAGAATGGAGAGCAGCATCTGGGTGTGAAAAAGCACAAGCAGCCTCAAATAATGAAAGAAAATGAAACAATTCAAACAGAAGTTTTTACTCCTGAAGCAGCAGAGGGTGAGGAAAGAGTCAAAGATTCTGAGGGGTTTGAGAAAATTAAAGGAAGATCAATTCAAGCTATTAAGCTGGATAAGCCGGAAGAGAATGTAACTTGCACAAGGGAAAATGAAATCATCTCCGAACAACATTTACAGAACAGAAATGGAGTCAAAGAGTCATGTGAACATGAAGAAAATATGAAAAGCCAAAAAGATTCATTTATAAACAAAGAAAGTAGTGACAGCCAAAAGCCTGCTCATGGGCGGGTAGTGAATGAAAAAGGGCTTATAGAAGAAGACTTTGAATCAGGTTTGAACAAGACAAAAACTGAAGAGGCATTTGAGCACAGAACAAATGAGGCAAGTTTAGAAGATCAAagtaaagaaaaattcaaagtaGTTTCTAATGaatatgtaaaatcaaatataCTTGAAGAAACTAGTGAGAACAAAGGGACTTTGAAAGTTCGGAAACAAGCTATAGAGCTAGAAAGACGAAGTGGAAATGAGGCTCAGATGAAACAAGAAACCGAGAGTATATCAAACCAAACATCTAACTGGGAAACACCTTTAGGTATATCAAATAAGAATAGTCACTCCAAGCAATCTGAGAAGATACTCAAAGATGCTGGTAGGAGTGAAAAAGATGAGGGGTTTGATATAGCTTTGGAGCAAATGAAAGTGAATAGAGAATATATGAGCATGGAATTTGCTAAAGAAACCGATGAGAAACGGAAAGCACAGCATGGCGAAAATCTTCTAGCAGCTCATTCATTGTCCATtcatgaagaaaatgttagaaaacCGGGGGTATCTCTAGAACCTGTCGCTGATCATGAAATTAAAGAAGCTAGAACTGACTGCAAAATTGGTGGAAGGAAATTGGAAGAGGTAGGGTTAGAAAAAATAATAGCTAGCGGGAAAATAACTTCTTTTGAAAGGTCCCAAGGAAAAGAAGAGGTTTATGGGACACAATCAGGAAAGGTGGATTGTAACGTGAGGCACACCGAAGAACTTTGTTTTAGTAGTGAACATGCATGGTCTGAGAAAGCTAAAACAGTCCCTCAAATGGAATTTGATTCTAGAAGTCAAGAGATGAAAATTGGTCATGAATGGGGTGAAAGCAAAACGATTAAACATCATGTGAATGTTGCACTAAATCATGAAGGAAGTAGGAACCTGAAGTCGTCAACCCAAGTAAACACATGTGATGATTACAAAAGGAGCACAGTAATGGATAAACCTGCTGCAGTTCAAGAAGCAGTAGATGATTGCAAAAGGAGCACAGTAGTGGATAAACCCGCTGCAGTTCAAGAAGCAGTAGATGTCCACAACACTTCCCAAAGATCTCATATAACCCATTCCACAAAAATCAAAGAGAAGTGTCTTAATGAAACTCTTGCCTCAGTAGAGAAAGATGCCGAAAAGCCGAGAATAGAAAGAGAGTTAGAAAAAGAACGCCTCAGAAAGATAGAAGAAGAGGTGGAGAGAGAAAGGGAAAGGCAGAAAGATAGAATGGCTGTTGACAGAGCAATGCTGGAGGCTGAGAGAGAAAGGGAAAGAGAAAAAGATAGGTTGGCCGTTGATAGAGCAACCTTTGAAGCTCGTGATAGAGCATATTCCGAAGCCCGCGACAGAGCAGAAAGGGCTGCATTTGATAGAGCAACAGCTGAAGCTCGACAAAGAGCACTGACTGAGGCTAGGGAAAGACTTGAAAAGGCCTGCGCTGAGGCTAGAGACAAATCATATGCTGATAAAGCAAATGCAGAAGCCAGATTGAAGGCAGAACGGGCTGCTGTTGAAAGAGCAACTGCAGAGGCTCGAGAGCGTGCAATGGAAAAAGTAAGGGTTGAGAGAGCTGTATTTGGGTCCAGAGAACGATTAGATAGATCTGTATCTGATAAATTTGGGGTCTCATCCAGAAATGATGGAAGAATGGGCTCCTCATCATCT GATATACCTGATCCACAGTTTCACAACATCAGCTCTGCCCCTGGTTCCAGACATCCATATTCAATTTATGGTG CTTCTTCTTTTTGTGAGAGATCTGAAGGTGAATCAGCTCAGAGGTGTAGAGCTAGACTCGAGAGGTGTCGCCGAACAGAAGACCGTGCA gCAAAAGCTTTGGAAGAAAAGAACATGCGTGACCTTCTAGCCCAGAAGGAACAAGCAGAGAGAAGT CAGAGATTAGCGGAGACTTTGGATACTGAAGTCAGAAGGTGGTCAAGTGGAAAAGAAGGAAACCTGCGTGCATTGCTTTCAACCTTGCAATAT ATCCTTGGGCCTGATAGTGGATGGCAGCCAATCCCACTCACGGAGGTAATTACTTCTGCTGCTGCAAAGAAAGCTTACAGGAAGGCCACCCTTTGCGTCCATCCCGACAAATTACAGCAACGTGGAGCAAGTATTCAGCACAAATACATATGTGAAAAAGTCTTTGATCTCTTAAAG GATGCTTGGAGCAAATTCAACTCCGAAGAAAGGTAG